Within the Deltaproteobacteria bacterium genome, the region GTCATAGCAGAATATATAGCGAATCAGATTCATGATCGAGATGATGACTTCAAAGTAGACGGTTAAGGCCGTCTACAAACGCCCCTGAGGGCGGAGACTTTGAGCCGGCTCTTAGCCGGAACCAGGACTTTCAGTCCGTTATCCGATGCCACCGCCTTTTAGGCGGTGGTTGTTCACTTTTTAGGGCTACCGCGCATCAAAACAAAGGATTAACCGATGGCTCAATACGACTACGACCTTTTTACTATCGGCGCCGGCTCGGGCGGCGTGCGCGCCAGCCGCGTCTCGGCATCGTTCGGCGCTAAAGTTGCCGTTGCGGAGGAGCGCTATCTCGGCGGCACCTGCGTCAACGTTGGCTGCATTCCAAAGAAACTCCTTGTCTATGCTTCCCATTACGGCGAAGATTTCGATGATATGGCCGGCTACGGCTGGACCGTGCCAGAAAAAAAATTCGATTGGGCGAAGCTGATCGCCAACAAGAATAAGGAGATCAGCCGGCTAAACGGCATCTACAAAAAATTGCTCGGCGACGCTGGCGTAGAAATCCTTGAAGGCCACGCCACGATTGTCGACGACCATACGGTCTTGGTGGACAGCAAAAGAGTCACGGCTAGGTACATTCTTATCGCGGTCGGAAGCTGGCCAATGTTGCCACAGATTCCCGGTATCGAACATGCCATTAGCTCCAACGAAGCGTTTTACCTGAGCAAATTGCCGGAGCGCGTGATTGTTGTCGGCGGCGGCTACATCGGCGTCGAGTTCGCCGGAATATTTCACGGCTTGGGCGCACAGACGACTCAACTGTACCGCGGCGATCTGTTTCTACGCGGGTTCGACGACGATATCCGTAAGACCCTGGCTGAAGAAATGCCCAAGCGCGGCATCGATCTACGTTTCAAAGTGGACATCGCAAAGATTGAAAAGAGGGCTAACGGCCTGAAAGCAACTTTGACCGATGGAAACACTCTTGACGCCGAGCAGATCCTTTACGCCACCGGCCGCGTGCCGCTGACGAGCAAGTTGGGCGTGGAAAAAGCCGGGGTCTCTCTCAAGGCCAGCGGCGCGATCGCTGTCGATGACTATTCCAAATCCAACGTCGATAGCATCTATGCCATCGGCGACTGCACCGATCGCATGATGCTAACCCCGGTGGCGATCGCCGAGGGCATGGCGCTGGCTAACACGTTATTCAACAACAAACCGACCCAGCCGAGCTACATTAATGTTGCTACGGCGGTTTTCAGCACGCCCAACTGCGGCACGGTCGGTTTGACCGAAGGACAGGCACGCGAGCGAAAGCATAACGTCGATATCTACCGCACCAGCTTCCGGCCGCTGCGCCACACCCTCACCGGGCGCGACGAGCGGACCATGATGAAGCTTGTGGTCGACCACGACTCGGACAAAGTGCTGGGCTGTCACATGGTCGGCCCCGACGCCGGGGAAATCATCCAGGGGCTAGCCGTCGCCCTCAATTGCGGCGCCACCAAAGCCCAGTTCGACGCTACCGTCGGAATTCATCCCACCGCCGCGGAAGAGTTTGTCACCATGCGCACGAAGGTCGCTGGATAGGCAACAGGCATTGGGCAATAGGCAATGGTCAAAAACCGGTAGGCGAGAGTAGGTTGATAGCGCTGGCGCTGCTGTTGCTCGGTGCCCGATTTCGTTCGTCGATAAATCCGAGTCTTACGGTTGCCTGTTGCCTACAGCCTTATTGCCTGTTCCAATCGCTGGCATAACGGTTGCTCTATGGACTCGACCAGAAGGGTCGATGATCTAACTAAATAGAGGGGCCTTATGGACCGGCACACTTTCCGCGAACAGCTGCTCGAAGTCATGGAACGCAAGGACCACTGGGCCTGGCCGGCATTTACTGCCGGGCTCGTGGCCAAGGACCGGCTCCATTTTCATTTCGAGCAGGAGTACGCCACCTACGTGCGCGATTTTCCGGTCATGGTGGGCTGGGCCTACGTGCGCTGCCCAATTCCCGAGGTGCGCCAGACTCTGGCGGAAAACCTCTATGAAGAAGCCACGGGCCGACTGACTGCGGGGCGGCCGCATCCCGATTTGTTCTTGGAATATCCCCGCGGTTTGGGCATGGACTTGAACCGCTTTCGCTCGATAACGCTTTTGCCGGAAGCCAAGGCTTATCGGGATTTGCTCGACCAGGCGATCCAGCATTACGGCTGGGACGTGGCCGCGGCAATCGTGACGATTTTCGTTGAAGGAACCAAAGACGAGCGCCGCGCCCTCGATCCCGATGCCTCTCACGTTCCTGCGCCGTTGCAAGAGCACCCGCTCGTCAAACACTACGGCTTACCTGTCGAAAGTTTGGCGTTGACCAAGGCGCATCGCCAAGTGGAGGGCGGGCACCGGACTGCCGCCTGGCGGGCGATTCTCGATCACGTTACCCCGCTGCGGCGCGGTGCCGTGGTGCGGACAATGAACGATGTGCTGGAGCGTTGGCTTGCTTATAGGGACGCGGTGGCCGCCGTTTGCGGGGGAGAACGCGCTCATTGTAGCTGCGTGCGGATCGCCGGCTGATCAGCGGCGCGATAGTCGCGCCGCGTTCCGACCTCGAAACCTCCGGAAAGCGGCCGGAACGGCTTGAACTGTTTGAACGGCTGGAACAGCGTCTTTTTTAACCGATCGGTTCCCCCCGATAGCTTTTCGCAATAATTTGAATCGGGTTGAGCGGTCGCTTGCCGGTGCCTTGCTCGATCTGAATCGCTGCCAGGGGACAGTCAGAGCAGGTGGTTTTCGGCTGGCCTTCGGACATCTGTTGAAAAGCGCGATTGCCCCACTTCATCGAACTCTCGAAGTTTTCCTTTTTCATCGCCCAGGTGCCGTCGTGACCTGAGCATTCCTCCACCACTTTGACCTTCGTATCCGGGAGCAGAGAAAGTACCTCCCGAGTCTTGTAACCGACATTCTGCGCGCGCAAGTGACAGGGGATATGGTAGCTGATGTTGCCGGCACCGGTCTTAAAGTCTTTCTTTAGCTTCCCGACGCTCTCGAGCCGGACGAGGAAGTCCATCGGATCGGTGGTTTTGGCTGCTACGGTTTTGGCATCGGCGCTGCTGAGCAAGCGCGGATATTCCACCCGGATCATCTGCGAGCAGGTCGGATTGGTCGCAATGACAGTGCGGCCGTCCTGCACATGGCGGAGCAGGCTGGCGACATTTTGCTTCGCTGCTTCCTTCGCGCTCTCCATATCGCCGTTATGCCAATGGGGCATGCCGCAGCAGCGCTCGTAGGCGAATTCAACATCGACGTTGTTGTGGCCCAGCACTTCCAGTGTATCGATACCGATCTCCGGTTGATTGTAGTTCACGTAGCAGGTCGAGAAGAACGCCACTTTGCCCGCGGGTTCGCCCTTTACTTGAGGCTTTTTTGCGGCGAATTGCGCGGCTAGCGTCTTTGACGCAAAAGGCGGCAGCTTCTTGTCTTTGTGAATTCCAATGGTGCTTGCCATTAGTTGGCGGTTGAGCCCGTTCTCATTGGCCCAGTTGGCGATCGGCGCGGTCATGGTGCCGAGTTTGCCGACGAGGTCTGGGTTGCCGAGCAGTTTGTCGACCAGCGGCACGCCGTTCTTTTTCACTTCTTGCGCTTTGCCGCGCGCCATGAGCCGGGGAAAATCGATGGCCCATTCATGATCGCCCGGCGTATAGGGGCATTTGATGTAGCAGAGCTTGCATTGAAAACAGAGGTCGACGATTTGTTTGACGTCTTCGTTCTTGAGTTTCTTGGTGTTGACCTCGGCGTACTTGCCTTCGGTGCAGTAATCGTCGATGGCGTCAAATAGTTTGGGAAAGCTGCCGCAGAATTTCACACAGAGCCGGCAATCGGCGCACAAATTGAAAATCCGCTCGACTTCGCCGCGCAAATCCTTGGCGTCGTAATAACGTGGATCGATCGGATCGTAGGCTGGGTTATTGGCCATCTACCGCACCCCTTGCTTCTGTAGATTGATTCCACTGCGAGGCACCTCAATCTACCCCAAGGTTTCGAACTTGGCTATAGCTACTCGGAAATCGCCTTCCTTGTGCGCGTTAACGTCGGAGGGGATGGCCCGTCTAAGTCTGCAAGGAGGTTCCCATGAAGAAAGTAACCAAAATTGGAATTTTAGCGCTGAGCGTCTTGTCTTTGGTGGCCATTGGTCAACCCAACTCGGCGGATGCCGATTGGCGCAGCCGGCAGCGCGATCTCGATCGCCGCGCCGCTCGCTCGCACAACTCAATCTGGGCTGAAATCCAGCGCGACCGCGCAGAGCTGCACCGCGATTTGCAAGAGTATCAGCGGGACCGGCAGGATTTGCGGCGGCTCTACCGCCATGGCGCCAGCCAAGCCGAGATCGATAGGAAACGCGCCGAGCTGCGCCAGGGCAGGGCGGAGATCGAGCAGGGCAGGCGTGAAATCAGCGAGGGTTTCTGGTCATTGCGCCACGAGCGACCGTACGACCGCTATGACAACGACCGCCGCTACGGCAACCATGGTTGGTGGGGTCATGGCAATAACTCAGACCGCTGGGGCCGCGGCTACGACCGCTGGGATTACGGTCGCTGGGGCGAATAGCGATTTCATTGCTAATCTTACCCAGCTATCTTGATGAGCCGGGATCGTGAATCTCGATCCCGGCTTGTTTTGCCGCCCACGGTGGTGGTATCGACGGAGAGACTGCACTGGACCCCGCGCTTGAGCAGATCGCCGACGTAGGGCAGTCCGGAAGCTAGCCGCGAGGCGGTGAGCGGGGCGCAGCTCACGTGTGATTGGTTGCGGCGATTATCCCGCGCTCTTTTTCCGAAGTGCTGTAGAAGCCTCAGGCGGCGTGTGGCCGGCGCCGCGCGAAGCGAAGCCCATGGTGAGCATGCCGTCATTGGACGCGCCCATCGATTCCCGTTTGACCCTGGCAATGGCGTTGAAATCAGCGGTCTCTTTCGGTCTCTGCTGCAAGTTTCGGCTGTAGCCGTAGGAAGCGCGCGCGCATGCCGCAGTCGCGCAGCGCGCGCAGGTCGGCATCGGCGTATTTGCCATCGATGATGTTGTGCGACCAGTCGTGGATCGTCGGCGCCGATGAATTCCCTTCGGTCAAAAGTGTTTTCTTTGCTCATGGTATTCTCTGCGTGGGAACGATGAGGCCGAACAGTAGTCGAAGCGTGAAGCCGCCGTCAAGGGAAATCCCTGTTGCTTTATGCGGTTACCCTAGCTACAAAAGAAATCGACCTGGCAGCGTGCCAAAGCCTTCGGAGTCCTTCGACAGGCTCAGGACGAACGGACAGAATTCGAGCGAAATCGTTCATGGTGAGCTAGTCAAAGCATGATCCGCTTCCATTCAGCCGGCTGCTAGAATTTCTACTCGAAGTAAGGAGCGCCCCATGGCACAGAAGTACGCAAACAGTTTCGGCACCCGACAAACGCTGAAAGTCGGCGGCGAGAGCTACGACATTTTTCGCCTCGATGTTTTAGAGAAAGCCGGCTTCCCCAACGTTTCCAGGCTGCCCGTATCACTGAAAGTTTTGCTTGAGAATTTGCTGCGCCAAGAGGACAACCATCACGTTAACAAAGGCGATATCGAAGCGCTGGCCGAATGGAACCCGAAAGTAAAATCCGAAAAAGAAATCGCCTTCATGCCGGCGCGGGTGTTGATGCAGGATTTAACCGGCGTGCCCGCCGTGGTCGATCTCGCCGCCATGCGCGAGGCGATGAAGCGGCTCGGCGGCGATCCGAAAAAGATCAATCCACTGGCGCCGGTGGATCTAGTGATCGATCACTCCGTTCAAGTCGATTACTTCGGTTCGGCGGATGCGTTTCATAAGAACTCTGAAATCGAGTTTGAGCGCAACGTCGAGCGCTACGCATTTCTCCGCTGGGGGCAGATGGCCTTCGATAATTTTCGTTTGATTCCGCCGGACGTCGGCATCTGTCATCAAGTCAATCTTGAGTATCTGGCCCCGGTGGTTTTCCGTGCCCAGAAGGACGGCGCGCATTTCGCCTATCCCGATACAGTGGTTGGCACCGACTCGCACACGCCGATGATCAATGGCTTGGGTGTAGTCGGTTGGGGCGTGGGTGGCATCGAAGCGGAAGCGGCGCTGCTCGGCCAGCCGATTATCATGCTGATCCCCGAAGTGATTGGCTTCAAACTCTATGGCAAGCTGCCCGCTGGGGCGACGGCGACCGATCTAGTTCTGACTGTAGTGCAGATGCTCCGCAAAAAAGGTGTCGTGGAAAAGTTCGTCGAGTTCTATGGGTCCGGCCTGTCGAGCTTGAGCCTGGCCGATCGCGCGACCATCGGCAACATGGGGCCGGAGTACGGCGCCACGATTGGTTACTTCCCGATCGATGACGAGACGCTGCGCTACATGACGCTCACTGGGCGCGATCCCGATTTGATCAAGCTCGTCGAAACCTATGCCAAAGAGCAGGGCATGTTCCGCACCGATTCGTCGCCCGATCCAATGTTCAGCGATACTTTAGAATTGGATCTCGCCAGCGTGGTGCCGAGCATCTCAGGGCCGCGCCGGCCGCAGGACCGGATTCCCCTCACCGATAGCAAAAAATCTTTTGCTGACGCGCTGCCGTCCTTGATGAAAACCAAAGATGCCAGCAAGAAAGTTGCTGTGCAGTTAAACGGCGACAAGTTCGATCTTAAACATGGCTCGGTGGTCATCTCGGCGATCACCAGCTGCACCAATACTTCGAATCCGTCGGTGTTGATTGGCGCGGGCCTGTTGGCGAAGAAAGCCGGCGAAAAAGGCTTGACGAGAAAACCTTGGGTCAAGACAAGCCTAGCGCCAGGATCTCGCGTCGTGACTGAGTATTTGAAAGACAGCGGCTTGCTGCCGCACTTAGAAAAAATCGGTTTTCACGTCGTCGGTTACGGCTGCACGACTTGTATTGGCAACAGCGGCCCGCTGCCCGATCCGGTGGCCAATGGTATTCAAGAGGGCGATCTGGTCG harbors:
- the gor gene encoding glutathione-disulfide reductase; protein product: MAQYDYDLFTIGAGSGGVRASRVSASFGAKVAVAEERYLGGTCVNVGCIPKKLLVYASHYGEDFDDMAGYGWTVPEKKFDWAKLIANKNKEISRLNGIYKKLLGDAGVEILEGHATIVDDHTVLVDSKRVTARYILIAVGSWPMLPQIPGIEHAISSNEAFYLSKLPERVIVVGGGYIGVEFAGIFHGLGAQTTQLYRGDLFLRGFDDDIRKTLAEEMPKRGIDLRFKVDIAKIEKRANGLKATLTDGNTLDAEQILYATGRVPLTSKLGVEKAGVSLKASGAIAVDDYSKSNVDSIYAIGDCTDRMMLTPVAIAEGMALANTLFNNKPTQPSYINVATAVFSTPNCGTVGLTEGQARERKHNVDIYRTSFRPLRHTLTGRDERTMMKLVVDHDSDKVLGCHMVGPDAGEIIQGLAVALNCGATKAQFDATVGIHPTAAEEFVTMRTKVAG
- a CDS encoding iron-containing redox enzyme family protein, whose product is MDRHTFREQLLEVMERKDHWAWPAFTAGLVAKDRLHFHFEQEYATYVRDFPVMVGWAYVRCPIPEVRQTLAENLYEEATGRLTAGRPHPDLFLEYPRGLGMDLNRFRSITLLPEAKAYRDLLDQAIQHYGWDVAAAIVTIFVEGTKDERRALDPDASHVPAPLQEHPLVKHYGLPVESLALTKAHRQVEGGHRTAAWRAILDHVTPLRRGAVVRTMNDVLERWLAYRDAVAAVCGGERAHCSCVRIAG
- a CDS encoding anaerobic glycerol-3-phosphate dehydrogenase subunit C; protein product: MANNPAYDPIDPRYYDAKDLRGEVERIFNLCADCRLCVKFCGSFPKLFDAIDDYCTEGKYAEVNTKKLKNEDVKQIVDLCFQCKLCYIKCPYTPGDHEWAIDFPRLMARGKAQEVKKNGVPLVDKLLGNPDLVGKLGTMTAPIANWANENGLNRQLMASTIGIHKDKKLPPFASKTLAAQFAAKKPQVKGEPAGKVAFFSTCYVNYNQPEIGIDTLEVLGHNNVDVEFAYERCCGMPHWHNGDMESAKEAAKQNVASLLRHVQDGRTVIATNPTCSQMIRVEYPRLLSSADAKTVAAKTTDPMDFLVRLESVGKLKKDFKTGAGNISYHIPCHLRAQNVGYKTREVLSLLPDTKVKVVEECSGHDGTWAMKKENFESSMKWGNRAFQQMSEGQPKTTCSDCPLAAIQIEQGTGKRPLNPIQIIAKSYRGEPIG
- the acnA gene encoding aconitate hydratase AcnA, with product MAQKYANSFGTRQTLKVGGESYDIFRLDVLEKAGFPNVSRLPVSLKVLLENLLRQEDNHHVNKGDIEALAEWNPKVKSEKEIAFMPARVLMQDLTGVPAVVDLAAMREAMKRLGGDPKKINPLAPVDLVIDHSVQVDYFGSADAFHKNSEIEFERNVERYAFLRWGQMAFDNFRLIPPDVGICHQVNLEYLAPVVFRAQKDGAHFAYPDTVVGTDSHTPMINGLGVVGWGVGGIEAEAALLGQPIIMLIPEVIGFKLYGKLPAGATATDLVLTVVQMLRKKGVVEKFVEFYGSGLSSLSLADRATIGNMGPEYGATIGYFPIDDETLRYMTLTGRDPDLIKLVETYAKEQGMFRTDSSPDPMFSDTLELDLASVVPSISGPRRPQDRIPLTDSKKSFADALPSLMKTKDASKKVAVQLNGDKFDLKHGSVVISAITSCTNTSNPSVLIGAGLLAKKAGEKGLTRKPWVKTSLAPGSRVVTEYLKDSGLLPHLEKIGFHVVGYGCTTCIGNSGPLPDPVANGIQEGDLVAAAVLSGNRNFEGRIHANVRANYLASPPLVVAYALAGSMDVDLYNDPLGNDTAGKPVYLKDIWPTPEEVDAVMTKSVRQEMFKKEYSQATEGDARWKGMPVPQGELFKWDMQSTYVREAPYFEGMGKTPAPIKPIGGARALALLGDSVTTDHISPAGSIEKNGPAARYLTGNDVLPKDYNQYGARRGNHEVMMRGTFANIRLKNMLAPGTEGGVTVHLPDNKQMSIYDAAMQYQKEGTFLIVIAGKEYGSGSSRDWAAKGPRLLGIKAAIAESYERIHRSNLIGMGIVPLVFKPGENLQTHGLTGFEKFDIPGIGPDLKLRQELTVKATADDGKSTEFKVICRIDTPAELDYYRHGGILEYVLRQLLA